Sequence from the Nasonia vitripennis strain AsymCx chromosome 5, Nvit_psr_1.1, whole genome shotgun sequence genome:
TATTCAAATTCCAAGGTTGGATCAggtttttcgtaaaaaataaaaacaatttttatcacAAGAAAAAGTTTGCAAAGAAGCATGTACAGCAGTAAAATGTTATACTGTTTCGATCGATCATCGGGTCATTCAGCTACTCAAACTCAAATGTTGTTGCAGAAATAATTATCGTTATCGAACCTCTACCGATTCTCGAACGTCGATCCATCGAACCTGTCTCCGATTCGATTCTTCCCGTATGCGTAAACTAAACCGCCGCGCCACGCAGATATCGATCGATTCCGCCCGCGCGTGAAAAAACTTTCTCCATAGTGTGGGTGTAAAAGCGTTCGCAcgcgcgcacatacacatAGCCATACGCAACCGGCCACGATTCATTGAACACCTCGGCGTCTCTCGCGGCGTGTGCGCGCGCCAGTACTTATATGTCGATGCGCCTCTCATTACTCTCTTCTCCTCGAGAGAGGGGGGAAGCCCCTTGAGAAAAGAGCGAACAAACACAGCGCAGACGGTGCTGGCGTGTATATAGGTGTAAGTGCGAACGTACGTATCTTACGTACACACAAGCCCGTCAGTTTACGTTCTGCTGGCGGATGAGCTGCAGCAGTCtagcgcgcggcggcggcggtccatatattctttttttaaccGCGGAAACGGCGCGAGCAGTCGTGTAATTCACGGCTCCGCCGCACCCACAAGTGCCTCtgcctctgctgctgctgctcaagCTGTgtcgtatacatatatacacacgcacacatatacGCACTGCTCTCGCAGTCGAATCGCGCGTCTTGTGTCCGTGGATGGCGTCAAAGCTGCTGCACGCGGAGCCAGCCTGTTGACTGCTCTGCTCCAGTCGTCGATTCGTTTTTCTCCTTTGATCACCTGCAGAGCGACACGACGATAACAACAACGCGCCGTTACGTCACTCCTGTGTGTACGATTCGGAGTATACATCGGCCGGGGCTTTCTTCTCCTGATCTCGAGTGCCAGGAACGCCGTAACGAGGGAGCATGTCGTGGGCGACGAACAACGACAACAACAGGATGAACTACTCGTCGACGTACAAGCTAGTCGTCGTCGGTGGCGGTGGAGTCGGCAAGTCGGCGATCACGATACAGTTCATTCAGGTGAGTCAGTCGCGGtgcatccctctctctctctctccctctctctctctttccgtcTGTCTCTCTGACAGCAGCAGTACTTATGTGCGTGCGTTGCCGCGGCCGTGACACGCCTTTTTTCTCGACTTAGGAGCGTCCGCGAGACTCGGCTCCCTTTTCATTCACCATCGAGACTGGCCGCtactctcttgcgcgcgcgatgacCTTTTCAGTCATTTCATGCCCTTATACGAGCTTCTGGCTCTTTTTTTCACGCACAACCGCGCACACTAGCTCGAGAACGTTATTTTCTGGGGATTCGTACGTGGACGCTTATTTCGATTAGCTTTTCCAATCGGACATACATCTGCAGAGCAGGGCTTCATCACTTGTTGCACAAATGACGGCTAAAAATGGTCCCATAAAACGAGGCTATCTTTCGAAATTCTTGCCTAATGCGTTCTATATTCGTATGCGGAGAGACGGTGGCGGCGACTGCTAGAAGGGTCAAGGAGAGAGTAGGATAATTTTGCATGGGGTATTAATTATGGAGAAGGGAAAGATATAGCTCGAGATTGTTTCGGAATCGAGAGAAGCTTTCGGCGTAATACTACCGCCTGTAAGCTGAGGCGACGCTTTCACGCGTGTAAATAGACTTGTTTATGTTGTAGTTATAAGGCCTATCAAAGGAACTATTTTAAGACTGCTCCGAAAATTTGGATCAGGCGAGTTTATACTAGACGCGTaatcgatatttttaaatgaaaaaaaaaaatgccaaGGCTCGGCTGAGAAGAATATTCTCGGAGAGCAAAGTATAATATCGCAAGCTCGATTAAAGTCACGTTATATTTGTTGCTCCGAAATTGATTTCTTTTATAATCGTCGCAAATTAAATGTTGATACGTTCAAGCTCGACTACAAGGTTTGGCGAGAAAATTTTAACGAGGAAATCCGCGTAACGGAGCACACTTATTTCTGCTGTCTGCGAATAAAGCTATTGGCCCGCAAAATTTTGAATCCTAAAGCGCGATCAATGCCAAAGTTAATAGGAGCCAAAAAATCAAGagtagccgcgcgcgctcgtcgccgaatgttcgcgcgcgcgtgcgagcaaGAAAATTATGTTTCTATTCTCATCCATGATAATCCCTCGCGCCGCGGGAACTGGGCCTGCCTCTCCGTGCTATATTATTTTAGGACCTTGCAATTAACGTTATAATTGGAAAAGAATCGACGTTTTCGCGTCGGCGCACCGCTGTATTATTGCCTCGATCCTTTATTACTTTCTCGCTGATTGGATATTGTTCGTTATAACGAAAGCGATATGTTTTTCCAACTCGACCTTTCTTACTCGCGCTattacaattttaattatGCTGATTAATTGGACATTCAATCTTGCTTGATTATAATTACGGTAAAAGCGTAGTGTAAGCCATTTAATTAAAAGATACGGAATGTATACAAGAAAGAAGCTTTCGTAACCCGTTACAAAATGTAGCTATAAAAAATGTGTTATAATGTACAAAAGTCCCTCccgataaaattattattgcacTGTATCAGTCATTCGGTTGGTACATATCATTTTTTCGTCGAAGCTTTTGAAATAACAAAAGTTCATTGCTAAATAATCGTCGGAAAAGGCGTTGAATGCATGAGCGGATATGTAAAGCTGTAAAGGGAAGAGTAAACTGTAAAACCAGAGCTGAAACGTGCATGGGCGGCGCGCGTGGGCCGGCTTACAAGCAAATATTATAATCCGCCGCTTTTACTCGGCTCGAAACCTCGGACTCCGCTTTGAATGCgtgatataaaaaaagaaagaatctTGTATCTCGCTGTTTTCTCATATGGCTACATGACGTAAGAAATCGATATTCGACTTCGGCGTTTCATTACATCTTGAacaagtaaattttaaaattcgttACGTTATTAAATGAACAAAATATTATTCGTTTTTCAGAGCTACTTCGTGACCGACTACGACCCGACCATCGAAGACTCGTACACAAAACAGTGTGTCATCGACGATGTTCCTGCGAAACTCGACAGTGAGTCTTAAACAATCTTATCGTTGACAAAAAAGAGAGTATCAATGCAAAATATGCCAATCAAACGTGACTTTCTTTCGTTTCAAACAGTTTTGGACACTGCTGGCCAAGAAGAATTCAGTGCTATGCGAGAACAGTACATGAGAAGCGGCGAGGGATTTCTGCTCGTTTTCTCGGTGACGGATCACTCATCCTTCGACGAGATCTTCAAATTTCACAGACAAATTCTGCGAGTGAAAGATCGCGACGAGTTTCCCATGCTCATGGTCGGCAACAAGGCTGATCTAGATCATCAACGAGCGGTAATCATATTCTTCACTTCGCTTTTACGAACTATAGATACGTGTTTtctggaaaataaaaatcacactTTGTTTTTGGATATAAAATGTCTTTAATCTAAAATTTGAAGTTCGTTTCATCCCTTACAATGCACTTCTCATATTCATTTATTCATAGCATACTATATAAACGCTTACTCGAAGATTGCACATGATAacagtttttaatattttaatcttTTCTCACAAAGGTCTCGGTGGAGGAAGCCCAGAATCTTGCGCGACAATTGAAAATCCCGTACATCGAGTGCAGTGCCAAACTACGCATGAACGTGGATCAAGCTTTTCACGAGCTTGTGCGCATCGTACGGAAATTTCAGCTGTCCGAGAGGCCGCCGTTAAAGCCTAATTATAAGAAAAACAAGAAGTGTTGTGTCTTATAAACATGCCTTTGACAATCATCGAGAGTATGATtggaaagaaaagaaactgCGAGCATTGAATCGTTGCTAACAGAGGAGTACACTGCGCCTCCGAGACAAATTTTAGTATTGAATTCATTATAATCAAAGCGAATGAGGGGTATAGAAAATTCAAAGAAACCTGCAGTCATTACCATTGACCAAGTATATGTACAATAACGTTTTGTGTATGTAAACGAAGCTGAGCTTCCGGCGTATAACTCTTAAGTTTGCGGCTCCTTTTCGAGTCAGCATTGACTTTTTAAActatatataactatataaaCGAAAGTTCAATGCGAATGTTATTATACTAATGATAGTACTCGTTTATGTATAATGACGCGTATTAGTAACATAACGAATTGTCGagggaaattaatttttgcgaTGGCACAACGTTCCAAAGCACAAAACAGTAGATTAGTAGACGATATAGACatttttgatattattttacTGCGTTTTTCTCGTAATAATGTATAACTTAAGATTTTTTAACAATCAATTGATTAATACTGCTATAGGGACGATAATagggaatttttgaaaaccaTACTACTCAAAGATTTGCCAATACAGCTAAAtctttgattattttaaagaATTCGTCTTCTCGACTTTTTACACTGCATATTCAAATCCGTACAAAAGTATTTATCCATACAACCCCGAagtactactaaaaatatacaataatgGTTTTTATAGCGCAGAATTTATAATGACCTATTTTATGAAACGAAGGCAATTATGTCTTCATTTTAAATGAAAGTGCaattaaacttttcaaatttaaGTTTTACCTATTGACTATACGtataaaattcataaaaatttgatcaaattttaaaaagcagTACATACTGCAATGTCATGCTTATGACCAAttgtaatacaaaaattaagtCCGCTCGTTGATCGAGTGGCAGCCCACGTTTatatacaaattatataaataaaaattatacacacGTGAATATGTGAAGAATCATTTAAACTCCCGCAACaaacaatatactatttataTTGCATTATCTCAAAGGGTCATTTTCAGTACCAGTGAATCAACCTGTCGCGTAGCGAAACTGTACCAAAATGTTTTTCATAACTTTTATATTAAGCAACTGTAACAAAAAAGGTTTGTTCTatgtatttacaaaataaataaatagataaacatgtaaaatcataaaatagAAATCTCGTAAGCATTCTTTGATTATTGACTATTCGCTTCTAAATCCATGTCCGACCAAACTGCCTCCGTTTCGCTTTCATCCGCTGCTTCGTCGTTGTCTGTGTCTGGTAGTCCTTCGCCGACCTCGTACGTAGGATCTGTGTGTTCTTCGCCAACCGCCATGTAGTAAGAAGAGGAGTCCATTGTGTTTGAAGTACTTTCTAGCCTGTGCATACCTTCTAATACTCTCCTATCGCCTGGATCAATGCtgcaaaaagtatataaaattgtaacttactcgttttttaaataaaacataaaagaATCGATAGCGTTTTCGTGATGACATGATCGACCTTATTTACATAATAGTTTAGTCTACTCTACAATTAGATCagatataaaaattacatactTCAGAGCTATTGCATAATGGTCAAGAGCCTTTTCTGCATTGTGTATTCTAGCCCAAAGGTCACCAAGCATTTGATGCAACTTGCAAGTCGGTTGAACTTCAgcttgttttttcaaaagttcaaTGGCAGCCTCTAAATTCATCTCTTGCTCATAAATTTCCGCTAGATAATAAACTGCTGGCAGATACGTTTCTTCTTGAGTCAATGCTTTTTCCAGAAGATTTTTAGCTTTTCCCACCGTTACTGGATCTTTCATCAATACAGATGCATACAACTAAAAACGCGCAGagcaaattttaataaataagtatTCTGACTCAAGGATaaatattatcattaaaaattacCGTGAGGACTCGAGGCGTTGGACCAAGCTGCTTGTATGCACTACTAGCAATGTTGGAGGCTTCTCTTAGGCGGTGCATTCCAACAAAACAATCTGCCAAGCCTTTATGTGCTTCATAGCGGTGAGGTTTTAATTGTAGAGCCTGACGAAAGTGATGTAATGCATCTTGATATTTCTTCTGTTCTATGAGAACATTACCTCTCAGGATAATCGCTTCTACATTATTTGGTGCTATAGCTATAGCTTGGTTTGCTATAGTGTTGGCTTTATTCAGTTTGTGTAAGCCAAATAAAGCATAAGCCATAGCAGTATAAGATTCTGTTGAGCATTCACTCATGGAAGATACAAAtggtattaatttttctaattctttTACATGCTCAGTTCGTTGCAGTACAGCAGCATATATATCTAGTCTGTTAAATGAAATCAGTTTTAATCAAAGAATTcaaagatgaaatattttgatacatCATTTTTTAAGCTTACCCCCTAGTTGTATCAGGTTCAATAATTCTTGCTCGTCTTAAACACATGAGTGCATTCTTGTAGTCTCCAGCATAATAATAACATTCACCCATAGTTACAAGTAGATTATGATTATCTATCAAACAATTAACGTTGTCCAATGAGCGCAGTGTTGTGACTGCATGATTGTACTCTCTACTATTTATATGAGCATGTGCTTTTATCCAAGCATTGAGCCagtcaaaattttgtaaatttaaattacagcccATAATTATAGAATTAACTTCTATACCTTTCACACCTAGAGCTAATAAACCTTCTGCTGCCTCAAGAGCTAAGGGGCATTCTCTCAAGACTTCTTTGTACGATGCTATGGCAGAGCGTTCCATACCTTGTTCTTGAAACATTTTGGCCAGAGCCATGTTAATCTTTGGAGTTCGCTGTTTTCCAGGAATACTTTGTAATACTTGTAGAGCCTCTTGAGAGTTTTTCAATTTAACCAGGCACAGatgaatttgatattttatatcTACATCTGATGCCAGTTCCTTTTGACCCTCTTGATTTGGCTTTGTGGCTCCTTTTAACTTCAGTAAACATTTTCTTAACTGTAGTGACTCCTTGTAAAGAGATTCAGCTCTCCTATATTTTCCGAGATAAAAATACGAGTTTGCACAATAAACGTAAACAAGAAACTTTGTGCTCGAAGGTAAGAGGTTGTAGTTGTGGTCATTGAGTGATAAAACTAAATTTGCctgaaaaataataagacgaaatattattacatttgtAAGAAAACGCTCAGTAGCAATACCATATTGTCCAAACAGGGCAGTAAGGTACCCAAACAATGAACACAAACTGCAGTCACCAATTGACTCAAACataaaataatcattacttgAGTGAAAGCTTGACTTACTAAAGAAATCACATTAGAGTAGAGTGATTGATCGTAGAGATGCTGAATTTGATCGAACAGCCCAGacattatatttacaaaaaaattgatcgactaaaatatacaaaacttatgtatgtatgtacacaaAACACTATACTGCCTTTCTCGAACACGACACTCGACGTTCGCATAGTCAGGCTAGGAATAAGTGAGGTTATGTTATCCAGATGGCGCGCACATTTCTAGAATGATACAATGATGGCAGCCGCATGGGATTAAAAAAGTGGGGTCGGCCTCGTTCCGTCTCTCTCGGACTCCATACAGCTGCACGGCTGCACCGCGAGTGTGTGAAAAGAGCGGCGTGCGTGTTTACGTGCTTCGAAACATGTAAGCTCGACATTTTCTAAAGGAAGCGCCTGACGAGTGCAGTCCGATTCTTGGTAAGTCGTGGCTTATATACTTGTCGGCTTGACTTTCTCAACGCGCCTATTGTATAATCCGCGATATTTGTATCGGGGCAAAGGCCATCGAGAAGGCGATTCGcgaaatttataatttcgaGATGCACTGTAAAGAGGCTTATCATTCTCCCTCCTTCCTGTGCATGACATACAAACACACCGCGCGCTATAGGTTCATTTAAATCGATGCTCACGCTTTACGTATTTTGCTGTTTACTTTTTTCCGCAGAGTTGAGAGGAGCTGTTTCGGCTTAGTTCGGCTACGTTATCGACGTCCTCGGAACTATACATTCGCGAATTATAACGGAATTTGTTCTAAATTAAGGTTATGTAATTTCGTTAATGTTCGCCGAGTCGGTGAAAGTTTTCAGAACCATGGATAATTTTAACCTTGAATGGTCGCGAGTAGCCTAGAGGAGACGCATTACTGTCATCAGTAACGAGAATATCGAGAAGCCTTTAAACTATTCTTTATCCACGAAAAATTAGATAACATTTTGTGCTATATAGGAATCGTTACTGTGCTCTAAGaacaattgatttttttttatagaatctATGGAACAACAATTAAATAAGAGATCTTCGGAAAACCCAATCATCACATGGAAAATCTTTTGATTTGTGCCTACTTTGgctcaataaaattttaattgacaATATTGAGTTATTCTATCAGACAAAATGGTCAAGTACTTTGAAAACAGCACAGTTTTCCAATTCTCTTGGGATCAGGTTGCGCAAGGATTTTGGCGTAGATACCCAAATCCTAATAGGTAAGATcgaatataatttaatgttgtaaGATATTTACCTTTTTATCATTGTATTAATCTGTATTGATTCATTGATATGTTTTAATATAGCACACACGTAATAAGTGAAGATACAATTTCAAGGGAACTAAAAGATGGCAAATTGTACACTAAAAGGCTATTAACTAAAACTAATCGTGTTCCAAAATGGGGTGAAAGATttataagtaaaaataatgtcAAAATCGTTGAAGAAAGCATAGTGGACCccaagaaaaaaattcttacAACTTACACTAGAAATTTGGGTTACACTAAAGTTATGGTATGACCTTGATTGATTTTATGGACattttaacaatatttttagagTACGATTCAATGCATTCAATTGATTATTTTGCAGAGTGTTGTTGAAAAAGTAGTGTATAAAGTATCTGATGAAAATCCTCAATGGACTGAAGCTAAAAGATCAGCATGGATCGAGAGTTCAGTATTTGGTTTCAGTCGAGCAATACAAGCTTTTGGACTTGACAGgttcaaaaaaaattgtactaAAATGTCAAACGGTTTTAATTATGTACTTGCACACATGTTCCCTAGTACAGCTCGATTTATGAATCCAAATCTTGCTCAAATGGGTTTTTCTGAAAGGGTAATATACATTGAAACACTTCGTTGTTATAGATCACTTAGTTACTGACGTTTCAAATATTATTGTAAAAGATTTGTTTATGTATCACTTGCAGGTTGATGAACCTTCAATGATAAGGTTGACTCATGCTGCCGAAGACTTTCAACATTCTCTGCACGATAAAGCTGAAAAGATGAAAGACGCCGCGAAGAAAGCTACTGATCTCGCAAAGCAAAAGGCTGGGCCTATTTACGTGACTAACCAGTCGTAAAATTTTGTTGTATTAAATTAGTCATAGGACTATTATAC
This genomic interval carries:
- the LOC100120586 gene encoding ras-like protein 2, with the translated sequence MSWATNNDNNRMNYSSTYKLVVVGGGGVGKSAITIQFIQSYFVTDYDPTIEDSYTKQCVIDDVPAKLDILDTAGQEEFSAMREQYMRSGEGFLLVFSVTDHSSFDEIFKFHRQILRVKDRDEFPMLMVGNKADLDHQRAVSVEEAQNLARQLKIPYIECSAKLRMNVDQAFHELVRIVRKFQLSERPPLKPNYKKNKKCCVL
- the LOC100679750 gene encoding anaphase-promoting complex subunit 7 translates to MSGLFDQIQHLYDQSLYSNVISLANLVLSLNDHNYNLLPSSTKFLVYVYCANSYFYLGKYRRAESLYKESLQLRKCLLKLKGATKPNQEGQKELASDVDIKYQIHLCLVKLKNSQEALQVLQSIPGKQRTPKINMALAKMFQEQGMERSAIASYKEVLRECPLALEAAEGLLALGVKGIEVNSIIMGCNLNLQNFDWLNAWIKAHAHINSREYNHAVTTLRSLDNVNCLIDNHNLLVTMGECYYYAGDYKNALMCLRRARIIEPDTTRGLDIYAAVLQRTEHVKELEKLIPFVSSMSECSTESYTAMAYALFGLHKLNKANTIANQAIAIAPNNVEAIILRGNVLIEQKKYQDALHHFRQALQLKPHRYEAHKGLADCFVGMHRLREASNIASSAYKQLGPTPRVLTLYASVLMKDPVTVGKAKNLLEKALTQEETYLPAVYYLAEIYEQEMNLEAAIELLKKQAEVQPTCKLHQMLGDLWARIHNAEKALDHYAIALNIDPGDRRVLEGMHRLESTSNTMDSSSYYMAVGEEHTDPTYEVGEGLPDTDNDEAADESETEAVWSDMDLEANSQ
- the LOC100679600 gene encoding PRELI domain-containing protein 1, mitochondrial isoform X1 yields the protein MVKYFENSTVFQFSWDQVAQGFWRRYPNPNSTHVISEDTISRELKDGKLYTKRLLTKTNRVPKWGERFISKNNVKIVEESIVDPKKKILTTYTRNLGYTKVMSVVEKVVYKVSDENPQWTEAKRSAWIESSVFGFSRAIQAFGLDRFKKNCTKMSNGFNYVLAHMFPSTARFMNPNLAQMGFSERVDEPSMIRLTHAAEDFQHSLHDKAEKMKDAAKKATDLAKQKAGPIYVTNQS
- the LOC100679600 gene encoding protein preli-like isoform X2; its protein translation is MVKYFENSTVFQFSWDQVAQGFWRRYPNPNSTHVISEDTISRELKDGKLYTKRLLTKTNRVPKWGERFISKNNVKIVEESIVDPKKKILTTYTRNLGYTKVMSVVEKVVYKVSDENPQWTEAKRSAWIESSVFGFSRAIQAFGLDRFKKNCTKMSNGFNYVLAHMFPSTARFMNPNLAQMGFSERICLCITCRLMNLQ